Proteins encoded by one window of Aphis gossypii isolate Hap1 chromosome X, ASM2018417v2, whole genome shotgun sequence:
- the LOC114119432 gene encoding LOW QUALITY PROTEIN: uncharacterized protein LOC114119432 (The sequence of the model RefSeq protein was modified relative to this genomic sequence to represent the inferred CDS: inserted 2 bases in 1 codon; substituted 2 bases at 2 genomic stop codons), producing the protein MEYAFLIYMNQENYQVLLNVVRNILPLRYEHLCVITDFEIPLMNSVQNVMHDSXLIGCWFHYCQAVVRYSRRKLNTVYHLFQTSPVTARVLRMVLAIPNLPAERGNPDCPQHNIYDGFRAIMNYVQQFPDIEQQLRPFLVGYVERYWLXQVGTRILSVFGCKYRTNNYLESFHSTLLTXMSKHPNIWDFIREIIL; encoded by the exons ATGGAATATGCATTTCTTATATACATGAACCAGGAAAATTATCAAGTACTTTTGAATGTCGTGCGCAACATTCTGCCATTGCGTTATGAACACCTCTGTGTCATAACTGATTTTGAAATACCATTGATGAACTCTGTTCAAAATGTGATGCATGATAGTTAGTTGATCGGTTGTTGGTTCCATTATTGCCAg GCAGTCGTACGGTACAGTAGACGGAAACTGAACACTGTGTACCATCTGTTTCAAACTAGCCCTGTAACAGCTAGAGTTTTGAGAATG GTACTAGCTATACCAAATTTACCTGCAGAAAGAGGGAATCCAGATTGTcctcaacataatatatatgatggaTTTAGGGCTATCATGAATTATGTTCAACAGTTCCCAGACATTGAACAACAATTGAGACCTTTTCTTGTTGGGTATGTTGAAAGATACTGGCT ACAAGTTGGAACTAGAATTTTGAGTGTTTTTGGGTGTAAATACAGGACCAATAACTACTTAGAATCGTTTCACTCTACATTATTGACATAAATGTCTAAACACCCAAATATATGGGATTTTATACGTGAGATTATACTATGA